A window from Cryptomeria japonica chromosome 1, Sugi_1.0, whole genome shotgun sequence encodes these proteins:
- the LOC131074874 gene encoding UDP-glycosyltransferase 72B1-like — MAASLLQYLFTNPVSDIIRDRQIIEIHDRCINVNLRSSEVPEILRSDLFISPYPTLTVLQQAYGSAKESCSAMLVNTFAELEAEYVRYIEESTGKPVWGVAHPLHRPQPGIDNESECIRWLDSQKHNSVLYVSFGSQAFLSEDQTKVLARGIAASKQRFIWTIKDLVGSNVNSCDFLPEDFMEATKDRGIVIHGWVPQLQILSHPSTAFFMTHCGWNSTLESISAGVPMVLWPMSFDQFVNAKLVTEHLGLGLQICEGLDAIPSSDIVENTVKTAMATKIGEDMRLRALKIKESTNEASCKLSGIEGFVSYVLSLC, encoded by the coding sequence ATGGCAGCGTCTCTTCTGCAATATCTCTTTACCAATCCGGTCTCGGATATAATAAGAGACCGTCAAATCATAGAGATTCATGACCGCTGTATTAATGTGAATCTGAGGTCTTCGGAGGTGCCTGAGATACTGAGAAGTGATTTGTTCATTTCACCTTACCCTACTCTTACCGTGCTTCAGCAGGCCTATGGCTCGGCAAAAGAAAGCTGCTCTGCAATGCTTGTCAATACTTTTGCTGAGCTCGAAGCAGAGTATGTTCGGTATATAGAAGAATCCACGGGTAAGCCCGTTTGGGGTGTAGCCCATCCATTACACAGACCCCAACCTGGGATCGATAATGAGTCGGAGTGCATCCGTTGGCTGGACAGCCAGAAGCATAACTCAGTCCTCTACGTCTCCTTTGGATCTCAGGCCTTTCTTTCGGAAGACCAAACAAAAGTTCTCGCAAGGGGCATTGCGGCCAGTAAGCAGCGTTTCATTTGGACGATTAAAGATCTAGTTGGAAGCAACGTTAATTCTTGTGATTTTCTTCCCGAGGATTTCATGGAAGCAACGAAAGACAGAGGAATTGTAATCCATGGATGGGTCCCTCAGCTGCAGATTTTGTCACACCCTTCGACTGCGTTTTTCATGACGCACTGTGGGTGGAATTCAACGTTAGAGAGTATAAGCGCTGGAGTTCCAATGGTGCTCTGGCCCATGTCGTTCGATCAATTTGTTAACGCCAAATTGGTAACTGAGCATTTGGGTCTTGGACTGCAGATCTGCGAGGGATTAGATGCTATACCCAGTAGTGATATTGTGGAAAACACAGTGAAGACAGCCATGGCAACAAAAATTGGGGAAGATATGCGTCTACGGGCCCTGAAAATTAAGGAATCCACTAATGAAGCATCCTGCAAGTTAAGCGGTATAGAAGGTTTTGTATCTTATGTACTCAGCCTCTGCTGA